In Rana temporaria chromosome 3, aRanTem1.1, whole genome shotgun sequence, a single window of DNA contains:
- the LOC120932751 gene encoding E3 ubiquitin-protein ligase TRIM39-like, translating into MLVMASAGLRKELECSICLNIYTNPVNLTCGHNFCRVCIDRVLDTQERSGGYSCPECRQGFQDRPALHRNITLRNIVENFLSSQPDQAETEVFCTYCVDSPVPAVKSCLLCEASLCDKHLSVHKKSPAHVLSDPSTSMEKRKCSIHKEKILEYYCTEDSACICVSCCLIGEHRGHQMGSLNEASEKRKNKLKNVLQKLVTKREETEEIIQSLQEHRGTVEEKAAAERKRVTSLLGDLRRQLEDLEKRVLSEISKQAEEVSRSVNDLVRQMEIKKNELSRKMVHIEELCNTTDPLTILQKSDTGDLCDTEDGDNEDRERHGQLFHDHGDLDVAEISRTLQAGLSRIMKEANEKIYIPETADILLDVNTACNTLNISDDQKTVSYLPNQNRTETPKRFKVYPQVMSNQSFNSGKHYWEVIVGESQSWNVGMCYPSIVREEKKSRIGFNNKSWGLWKWNNQYLVAYCSQKIQLPYNISSNKVRIDLDYEAGRISFYDLCDPIQHLHTFTTTTFTEPLHAALGVWEGCLKISG; encoded by the coding sequence ATGTTAGTGATGGCGTCTGCTGGTCTAAGAAAGGAGCTGGAATGTTCCATCTGCCTGAACATTTACACCAATCCTGTAAACCTGACATGtggacacaacttctgccgggtctgtatTGATCGTGTGCTGGATACACAGGAAAGATCTGGAGgttattcctgtcctgaatgtaGACAGGGGTTTCAGGATCGGCCTGCACTGCACAGGAACATAACTCTACGTAACATAGTGGAGAATTTCCTTTCTTCTCAGCCAGACCAGGCGGAGACCGAGGTCTTTTGTACTTACTGTGTGGactctcctgtacctgctgttaaATCCTGTCTGCTGTGTGAAGCTTCGCTTTGTGATAAGCACCTGAGTGTCCACAAAAAGTCACCAGCACATGTCTTATCTGACCCCAGCACTTCCATGGAAAAGAGAAAATGCTCCATCCATAAAGAGAAgatcctggagtattactgcactgAAGACTCTGCCTGTATCTGTGTGTCCTGCTGTCTGATTGGAGAACACAGAGGACATCAGATGGGGTCATTGAATGAGGCCTCTGAGAAAAGGAagaataaactaaaaaatgttCTACAGAAACTGGTGACAAagcgagaggagactgaggaaataatACAAAGTCTACAGGAACATCGTGGGACGGTAGAAGAAAAAGCTGCTGCTGAAAGAAAAAGAGTCACTTCCCTGTTGGGAGACCTCAGGAGACAGCTGGAAGACCTGGAGAAGAGAGTCCTGAGTGAGATATCTAAGCAGGCAGAGGAGGTGTCACGTTCAGTTAATGATCTGGTGCGACAGATGGAAATAAAGAAGAATGAGTTGTCCAGGAAGATGGTtcacattgaggagctgtgtaacacGACGGATCCATTGACTATCCTACAGAaatcagacacaggtgacttgtgtgatactgaggatggagataatgaggacagagagagacatggtCAACTCTTCCATGACCATGGGGATCTGGATGTAGCTGAGATTTCACGCACATTACAGGCCGGTTTATCTCGTATAATGAAAGAGGCAAATGAAAAGATCTATATACCCGAAACTGCAGACATATTATTGGATGTAAACACAGCCTGTAATACGCTAAATATATCAGATGACCAGAAAACTGTGTCCTACTTACCAAACCAGAATCGTACAGAAACACCAAAGAGGTTTAAggtttatcctcaggtgatgAGCAATCAGAGTTTCAACTCGGGAAAACATTACTGGGAAGTGATTGTCGGGGAGTCACAGAGTTGGAATGTTGGAatgtgttaccccagtatagTGAGGGAAGAAAAGAAGTCAAGAATTGGTTTTAATAACAAGTCTTGGGGTTTATGGAAGTGGAATAATCAATACTTGGTGGCATATTGTAGTCAAAAAATCCAACTACCTTACAATATTTCCAGTAACAAAGTAAGGATAGATCTGGATTATGAGGCTGGGAGGATTTCCTTTTATGATTTGTGTGATCCGATTCaacacctccacaccttcaccaccaccacctttactgagcccctccatgctgcatTAGGTGTATGGGAAGGTTGCTTAAAGATATCTGGATAA